From a single Aliidongia dinghuensis genomic region:
- a CDS encoding urease accessory protein UreD, translating into MPDASSALDAPALDATALERADGAARLDWVQDGLQTRIGALYQRAPARVLFPAPAPDRPAEAVLVNTAGGIAGGDRIQVEICAGTGTTALVTTAAAEKIYRARPLDAAARLETRVEVAAGAWFEWLPQETILYDGARLDRRLAFALAPGARLLAAETVLFGRAAHGEQMRHGQLLDSWALRIDGRLVWADRLRLDGDITAALGRPFGFGGAVGLTTIVHAGPDAASFLPQAREIAAAAGARGAGAEGAATLVNGVLLLRFLSRDGARLRQAAATAAMTLRHEITGLARTPPGVWRT; encoded by the coding sequence ATGCCCGACGCCTCCTCAGCCCTTGACGCACCTGCCCTTGACGCGACCGCGCTCGAACGCGCCGACGGTGCCGCACGGCTCGACTGGGTGCAGGACGGCCTTCAGACGCGGATCGGCGCGCTCTATCAGCGGGCGCCAGCGCGCGTGCTGTTTCCTGCCCCGGCACCGGACCGGCCGGCCGAAGCCGTGCTGGTCAACACCGCCGGCGGCATCGCGGGCGGCGACCGGATCCAGGTCGAGATCTGCGCCGGCACCGGCACCACCGCCCTGGTCACCACGGCGGCGGCCGAGAAGATCTACCGCGCGCGCCCGCTCGACGCCGCGGCGCGGCTCGAGACCCGCGTCGAGGTCGCGGCCGGCGCCTGGTTCGAATGGCTGCCGCAGGAGACCATCCTCTACGACGGCGCGCGGCTCGACCGGCGTCTCGCGTTCGCGCTGGCACCGGGGGCCCGGCTGCTCGCTGCCGAGACGGTGCTGTTCGGCCGCGCCGCCCATGGTGAGCAGATGCGCCATGGGCAATTGCTTGATTCTTGGGCACTTCGCATCGATGGCCGGCTCGTTTGGGCCGACCGGCTCCGGCTCGACGGCGACATAACAGCGGCACTCGGCCGCCCGTTCGGCTTCGGCGGTGCCGTCGGCCTGACAACCATTGTCCACGCCGGCCCGGACGCGGCATCGTTCTTGCCACAGGCCCGCGAGATCGCGGCGGCGGCGGGGGCCAGAGGGGCGGGGGCCGAGGGGGCGGCGACGCTGGTCAACGGCGTGCTGCTGCTGCGCTTCCTCAGTCGCGACGGCGCACGGCTGCGCCAGGCGGCGGCCACGGCGGCCATGACGCTGCGCCACGAGATCACCGGCCTCGCCCGGACGCCGCCCGGCGTCTGGCGCACCTGA
- a CDS encoding glutathione S-transferase family protein: MRIFGDSISGNCLKVKWTADLLGLRYEWVEIDIMKGESRTPEFLAMNPAGQVPVVQFDDGRALAQSNAILLHLARGRHLIPADGYDAAKMLEWLFWEQYNHEPYVAVARFQVRYQGKPLADLEPRIVERGNAALARLEEALAERAFLVGDALSLADISLVAYTRLAGEGGFDLDRYPAVRRWIGRVEQALNLQAVPATT, encoded by the coding sequence ATGCGGATCTTCGGCGATTCGATTTCCGGCAATTGTCTCAAGGTGAAATGGACCGCCGACCTGCTTGGCCTGCGCTACGAGTGGGTCGAGATCGACATCATGAAGGGCGAGAGCCGGACGCCCGAATTCCTCGCCATGAACCCGGCGGGCCAGGTGCCGGTCGTGCAGTTCGACGACGGCCGGGCGCTCGCCCAGTCGAACGCCATCCTGCTGCATCTCGCCCGCGGCCGGCACCTCATCCCGGCGGATGGCTACGACGCGGCGAAGATGCTCGAATGGCTGTTCTGGGAGCAATATAACCACGAGCCCTATGTCGCGGTGGCACGCTTCCAGGTGCGCTATCAGGGCAAGCCGCTCGCAGATCTGGAGCCGCGCATCGTGGAGCGCGGCAATGCGGCGCTCGCCCGCCTGGAGGAGGCGCTGGCCGAGCGCGCGTTCCTGGTCGGCGATGCGCTCAGCCTCGCCGACATTTCACTCGTCGCCTACACGCGGCTGGCCGGCGAAGGCGGCTTCGACCTCGACCGCTATCCTGCCGTCCGCCGCTGGATCGGCCGGGTCGAACAGGCATTGAACCTGCAAGCGGTGCCCGCAACGACATAG
- a CDS encoding HoxN/HupN/NixA family nickel/cobalt transporter produces MESEGAIETGGLRRLVPVFTVVATLNLGAWVWAAFGLGAAPAAFGAAVLAYTLGLKHAVDADHIAAIDNTTRKLMNEGRRSLASGLWFSLGHSTIVFVVTLAIALLSDGARDRLDGLREVGGLVGTLISVLFLVLMGLGNLVLLARLWRRWRRGAAVAGDEPLRVAGPMGRLLRPALGLVSRAWHLYPVGVLFGLGFDTATEIGLLGLSAAAAVNGLPLYAVLAYPLLFTAAMTLIDALDGVMMVGVYGWALKEPRRKLAYNLFVTLLSVGVAFGIGLLEAAGLLSDALGLDGGVWAAISRLNDQFGSLGLGVALAFLAIWLAAYAIDRRRKPVAV; encoded by the coding sequence ATGGAGTCTGAAGGGGCGATCGAGACGGGCGGACTCCGTCGGCTGGTGCCGGTCTTCACGGTCGTGGCGACCCTCAACCTCGGCGCCTGGGTCTGGGCGGCGTTCGGTCTGGGTGCAGCACCGGCGGCATTCGGGGCGGCGGTGCTGGCCTATACGCTCGGCCTCAAGCACGCGGTCGATGCCGACCATATCGCCGCGATCGACAATACGACGCGCAAGCTGATGAACGAGGGGCGCCGGTCCTTGGCGAGCGGGCTCTGGTTCTCGCTCGGCCATTCGACCATCGTGTTCGTCGTGACGCTCGCGATCGCCCTGCTGTCCGATGGCGCGCGCGACCGGCTTGATGGCTTGAGGGAAGTGGGCGGCCTCGTCGGCACGCTCATCTCCGTGCTGTTCCTTGTCCTGATGGGCTTGGGGAATCTGGTTCTGCTGGCCCGGCTGTGGCGCCGCTGGCGGCGTGGCGCGGCTGTCGCCGGTGACGAACCGCTGCGCGTGGCCGGGCCGATGGGCCGGCTCTTGCGACCGGCGCTGGGCCTGGTCTCGCGCGCCTGGCATCTCTATCCGGTCGGCGTGCTGTTCGGCCTCGGCTTCGATACCGCGACCGAGATTGGGCTGCTCGGCCTCTCGGCCGCTGCCGCGGTCAACGGCCTGCCGCTCTATGCCGTGCTGGCCTATCCGCTGCTGTTCACCGCCGCCATGACGCTGATCGACGCGCTCGACGGGGTGATGATGGTCGGCGTCTACGGCTGGGCGCTCAAGGAGCCGCGCCGCAAGCTCGCCTATAATCTATTCGTGACCCTGCTGTCGGTCGGCGTCGCCTTTGGCATCGGCCTCCTCGAGGCGGCCGGCCTTTTGAGCGACGCGCTCGGGCTCGACGGCGGTGTTTGGGCGGCGATCAGCCGCCTCAACGACCAGTTCGGCAGTTTGGGCCTCGGCGTCGCGTTGGCCTTCCTTGCGATCTGGCTCGCTGCCTACGCGATCGACCGCCGGCGAAAGCCGGTGGCGGTTTAG
- the hutC gene encoding histidine utilization repressor: protein MSTLDLEDGPAPLYERIKRGILRKIESGAWGPDQRIPSENELVRALGVSRMTINRAFTELAEDGVLVRIHGVGTFVGAGEGAGEGEGGGETTALTPLVEIRNIADEIAERGHRHGALLLCREVALAPGEIALEFSTRPGRRLFHTIVVHKENDLPVQLEDRYVDPALVPAYLDQDFTRVTPAEYLMAAAPLSEGEHVVEAVLAEDWECRQLAIEPTEPCLLVRRRTWSSGRLVSVARLLYPGARYRLSGRFQTGVGG from the coding sequence ATGAGCACCTTGGATCTGGAGGATGGCCCGGCACCGCTCTACGAGCGCATCAAGCGCGGCATCCTGCGCAAGATCGAGAGCGGTGCCTGGGGTCCGGACCAGCGCATCCCGTCGGAGAACGAGCTGGTGCGCGCTCTCGGCGTCAGCCGCATGACGATCAACCGCGCCTTCACCGAGCTCGCGGAAGACGGGGTGCTCGTCCGTATCCACGGTGTCGGCACGTTCGTCGGCGCCGGCGAAGGGGCGGGTGAAGGCGAGGGTGGGGGCGAGACGACAGCGCTGACGCCGCTCGTGGAGATCCGCAACATTGCCGACGAGATCGCCGAGCGCGGCCATCGCCATGGCGCGCTGCTGCTCTGCCGCGAGGTGGCGCTGGCGCCGGGCGAGATCGCCCTGGAGTTCAGTACCCGGCCTGGACGCCGGCTGTTCCACACCATCGTCGTGCACAAGGAAAACGACCTGCCGGTCCAGCTCGAGGACCGCTACGTCGACCCGGCGTTGGTGCCGGCCTATCTCGACCAGGATTTCACGCGCGTGACGCCGGCCGAATATCTGATGGCGGCGGCACCGCTCAGCGAAGGCGAGCATGTCGTCGAGGCGGTGCTGGCTGAGGACTGGGAATGCCGGCAGCTCGCGATCGAGCCCACGGAGCCCTGCCTGCTCGTCCGCCGCCGCACCTGGTCGTCCGGCCGGCTCGTCAGCGTCGCGCGGCTGCTCTACCCGGGAGCGCGCTACCGCTTGAGCGGCCGGTTCCAGACAGGCGTGGGCGGGTGA
- a CDS encoding Lrp/AsnC family transcriptional regulator: MPSIDSTDARIVQLLRADGRMSNADLAATVGLSASACLRRLRLLERNGTIRGYTALVDEPDASEIMVAIVQVTLERQTEEFLQRFEAAVRKCPDVRECYLMTGLEDYILRVDARNAADYERIHNEQLSRLPGVHRIRSSFAIRSVVRARPR; this comes from the coding sequence ATGCCTTCGATAGACTCGACCGACGCGAGGATCGTGCAGCTGCTCCGGGCCGATGGCCGCATGAGCAATGCGGACCTTGCGGCGACCGTGGGTCTGTCCGCCTCGGCCTGCTTGAGGCGCCTGAGGTTGCTCGAGCGCAACGGCACGATCCGCGGCTATACCGCGCTCGTCGATGAGCCCGACGCGTCGGAAATCATGGTCGCGATCGTCCAGGTGACGCTGGAGCGGCAGACGGAGGAATTCCTGCAGCGCTTCGAGGCCGCGGTGCGCAAATGCCCGGACGTGCGGGAGTGCTATCTCATGACCGGGCTCGAGGATTATATCCTGCGCGTCGACGCGCGGAACGCGGCCGACTACGAGCGCATCCACAACGAGCAGCTGTCGCGCCTGCCCGGCGTGCACCGCATCCGCTCGAGCTTCGCCATCCGCAGCGTGGTGCGCGCGCGGCCGCGCTGA
- the alr gene encoding alanine racemase, translating into MVRTASVQPLFDAPAAVAPGGASAVLTVDLDALVDNYRLLRDRFTGAACAAVVKADAYGLGAERVAPVLARVGCRHFFVAHLQEGLALRKILPDEAAHETEIFVLNGLMPGAEATCLDGRLTPVLNSLAQVDAWAALGRRRGEALPAVLQVDSGMARLGLAPAEVDQLERDPARLGGITVRAVMSHLACADEPDHPANRAQLAAFETLRRRLPPAPASFANSSGIFLGPDYHFDLARPGAALYGVAPVPGWPNPMRAVVRLDARVIQTRWIAANDAVGYGHTFRASGPTRIATLGVGYADGWLRSTGSLGRAYVGDRALPIVGRVSMDSLTLDISALPADMLEPGDFVELIGPHQSVDDAAKAAGTIGYEILTSLGGRYVRRHIGG; encoded by the coding sequence ATGGTTAGGACTGCAAGCGTTCAGCCTCTGTTCGACGCCCCGGCGGCCGTGGCGCCGGGTGGCGCCAGCGCGGTGCTGACCGTCGATCTCGACGCCCTTGTCGATAATTACCGCCTGCTCCGCGATCGGTTCACCGGCGCCGCCTGCGCCGCGGTGGTCAAGGCCGATGCCTATGGCCTCGGCGCCGAGCGGGTCGCTCCGGTGCTCGCGCGCGTCGGCTGCCGGCATTTTTTCGTGGCGCACCTGCAAGAGGGCCTGGCGCTACGCAAGATCCTGCCGGACGAGGCCGCCCACGAGACCGAAATCTTCGTGCTCAACGGGCTGATGCCGGGCGCCGAAGCGACGTGCCTCGACGGACGCCTCACCCCGGTGCTGAACAGCCTTGCCCAGGTCGATGCCTGGGCCGCCCTCGGCCGCCGGCGGGGCGAGGCATTGCCCGCCGTCCTGCAGGTCGACAGCGGCATGGCGCGGCTCGGCCTGGCGCCGGCCGAGGTCGATCAGCTGGAGCGCGATCCCGCGCGCCTCGGCGGCATCACGGTCCGCGCGGTCATGAGCCATCTTGCCTGCGCTGACGAGCCGGATCATCCGGCGAACCGCGCGCAATTGGCGGCGTTCGAGACGTTGCGCCGCCGCCTGCCGCCGGCGCCGGCCTCCTTCGCCAATTCGTCCGGCATCTTCCTCGGGCCCGACTATCATTTCGACTTGGCGCGGCCCGGTGCGGCGCTCTATGGCGTGGCGCCGGTGCCGGGCTGGCCCAACCCGATGCGCGCCGTCGTCCGGCTCGACGCGCGGGTCATCCAGACGCGCTGGATCGCCGCGAACGACGCCGTCGGCTACGGCCATACGTTCCGGGCGAGCGGCCCGACGCGCATCGCGACGCTTGGCGTCGGCTATGCCGACGGCTGGCTGCGCAGCACGGGCAGCCTCGGCCGGGCCTATGTCGGCGACCGGGCGCTGCCGATCGTCGGGCGCGTCTCGATGGATTCGCTGACACTCGACATTTCAGCGCTTCCGGCGGATATGCTGGAGCCCGGCGATTTCGTCGAGCTCATCGGGCCGCACCAGTCGGTCGACGATGCCGCGAAGGCCGCGGGCACCATCGGCTATGAAATCCTGACCAGTCTCGGCGGACGCTATGTCCGCCGCCATATCGGCGGTTGA
- a CDS encoding D-amino acid dehydrogenase, whose product MKIILGGGVIGVATAYYLAKAGHAVTVVERQPGVALETSFANAGEVSPGYAAPWAGPGIPQKAVKWLLMKHGPLKIRPKADPYMWSWLVQMLRNCTSHRYAINKGRMVGIAEYSRDCLKALRDETGIQYDDRAQGTLQLFRTQAQVDHAADDIAVLKDYGVPFELLDAPGCIRAEPGLASVPEKIAGGLRLPGDETGDCHMFTKNLATLAAELGVKFLFDTSIDGFVTEGDRIDGVRTSAGLLKGDDYILALGSYSPFLARPLGIQIPVYPIKGYSITVPIVDAAKAPVSTVMDESYKVAITRLGDRIRVGGTAEVSGFDKVLRTARKATLDQSVGDLFPGAGDLARSSFWCGLRPMTPDGPPIIGGTKFRNLHLNTGHGTLGWTMACGSGRVLADLLSGRKPEPDVRELALSRYH is encoded by the coding sequence ATGAAGATCATTCTCGGCGGCGGTGTCATCGGTGTTGCGACGGCCTATTACCTCGCCAAGGCCGGCCATGCCGTCACGGTCGTCGAACGCCAGCCGGGTGTCGCACTCGAGACGAGCTTCGCCAATGCCGGCGAGGTCTCGCCCGGCTATGCCGCACCCTGGGCCGGGCCCGGTATCCCGCAGAAGGCGGTCAAGTGGCTGCTGATGAAGCACGGACCGCTCAAGATCCGGCCGAAGGCCGACCCGTATATGTGGAGCTGGCTCGTGCAGATGCTGCGCAACTGCACGTCGCATCGCTATGCCATCAACAAGGGCCGCATGGTCGGCATCGCCGAATACAGCCGCGACTGCCTGAAGGCGCTCCGGGACGAGACCGGCATCCAGTATGACGACCGCGCCCAGGGCACGCTGCAGCTGTTCCGCACCCAGGCGCAGGTCGATCACGCCGCCGACGACATCGCCGTGCTCAAGGATTACGGCGTGCCGTTCGAGCTGCTCGACGCGCCGGGCTGCATCCGCGCCGAGCCGGGCCTGGCATCGGTGCCGGAAAAGATCGCGGGCGGGCTGCGCCTGCCGGGCGACGAGACCGGCGACTGCCACATGTTCACGAAGAACCTGGCGACGCTCGCGGCCGAGCTCGGCGTCAAGTTCCTGTTCGATACGAGCATCGACGGCTTCGTGACCGAGGGCGACCGGATCGACGGCGTCCGCACCAGCGCCGGCCTGCTCAAGGGCGACGACTATATCCTGGCGCTCGGCAGCTATTCGCCGTTCCTGGCACGTCCGCTCGGCATCCAGATCCCGGTCTATCCGATCAAGGGCTATTCGATCACCGTGCCGATCGTGGACGCGGCCAAGGCGCCGGTCTCGACCGTGATGGACGAGAGTTACAAGGTCGCGATCACCCGGCTCGGCGACCGGATCCGCGTCGGCGGCACGGCCGAGGTCTCGGGCTTCGACAAGGTGCTGCGAACGGCGCGCAAGGCGACGCTCGACCAGTCGGTGGGCGACCTTTTCCCCGGCGCCGGCGATCTCGCCCGGTCGAGCTTCTGGTGCGGCCTCCGTCCCATGACGCCGGACGGCCCGCCGATCATCGGCGGCACGAAGTTCCGCAACCTGCACCTCAACACCGGCCACGGCACCCTCGGCTGGACCATGGCCTGCGGCTCGGGCCGCGTGCTGGCGGACTTGCTGTCGGGCCGCAAGCCGGAACCGGACGTGCGCGAGCTGGCGCTGTCGCGGTATCACTGA
- a CDS encoding MBL fold metallo-hydrolase — translation MTSPDTLTGSLRWDVLTIKRPGLSRDLPPGKEELAWVANSSILISGEKDAVLVDTFLTIEQSQRLVEWVVASGKRLKAIYVTHGHGDHFFGLAPLLERFPEAKAVATPEIVEAMRNQLTPAWADNFWRRLFPGEIPDRLLVAGQLENGELELEGHKLVAVDAGHTDTAQSTCLHVPSIGLLVGGDAVYNGIHPYLGETDSRSRREWIATLDRLEALRPTAVIAGHKVPENADDPRIIGETRQYLVDFNRLNEATATARELYDAMLALYPNRANPGSLWGAANAAKKQA, via the coding sequence ATGACGTCACCGGACACCCTGACAGGAAGCCTGCGTTGGGACGTGCTGACCATCAAGCGCCCCGGCCTCAGCCGCGACTTGCCGCCCGGCAAGGAGGAACTGGCATGGGTCGCGAATTCTTCGATCCTGATCTCCGGAGAGAAGGACGCGGTTCTCGTCGATACGTTTCTCACCATCGAGCAGTCGCAACGACTGGTGGAGTGGGTCGTTGCGAGCGGCAAGCGCCTCAAGGCCATCTACGTTACCCACGGGCATGGCGACCATTTCTTCGGCCTCGCACCCCTGCTCGAGCGTTTTCCTGAAGCCAAGGCCGTCGCCACGCCCGAAATCGTCGAGGCGATGCGGAACCAGCTCACGCCGGCCTGGGCTGACAATTTCTGGCGTCGACTGTTCCCCGGCGAAATTCCTGATCGCCTGCTGGTCGCCGGCCAGCTGGAGAACGGCGAGCTGGAACTGGAAGGGCACAAGCTCGTCGCGGTCGATGCCGGGCACACCGACACGGCGCAATCGACATGCCTCCACGTACCCTCGATCGGCCTGCTCGTCGGCGGCGACGCCGTCTATAACGGCATCCACCCGTATCTCGGCGAGACCGACAGCCGGAGCCGGCGCGAATGGATCGCCACGCTCGATAGACTCGAGGCTTTGCGGCCAACAGCGGTGATCGCCGGCCATAAGGTGCCGGAGAACGCCGACGATCCGCGCATCATCGGCGAAACCCGGCAATATCTCGTCGACTTCAACCGGCTGAACGAGGCGACGGCAACCGCCCGCGAGCTCTACGACGCGATGCTGGCGCTCTACCCGAACCGCGCCAATCCGGGCTCGCTCTGGGGTGCGGCGAACGCCGCCAAGAAGCAGGCCTGA
- a CDS encoding TetR family transcriptional regulator C-terminal domain-containing protein: MEVRHARRGPKPKPGTRDNLIQAGLQMIHAEGYSASGIQGIVERADVPKGSFYTYFASKEAFGTEVIDAYSDRGLAKLRGFLSDADLAPLARLEAYFDDRIAAFRASNFARGCLLGNFSAEAADHSTVIRQHLVKHFRSWSALFERCIFEGQERGEIGRQFPANSLADFILNSWEGALLRMRAEKSDIPLIEFKKIVFGSILG; this comes from the coding sequence ATGGAAGTTCGTCACGCTCGACGGGGCCCGAAACCGAAGCCTGGGACACGGGACAATCTGATCCAAGCTGGCCTGCAAATGATTCACGCCGAGGGTTATTCCGCGTCGGGCATCCAGGGCATCGTCGAACGGGCGGACGTGCCGAAGGGGTCGTTCTATACGTATTTCGCCAGCAAGGAGGCGTTCGGGACCGAAGTCATCGACGCCTATTCCGATCGCGGACTGGCGAAGTTGCGTGGCTTCTTGAGTGATGCCGATCTCGCGCCGCTTGCGCGCCTCGAAGCCTATTTCGATGACCGGATCGCCGCGTTCAGGGCTTCCAACTTTGCCCGCGGTTGTCTGCTCGGCAATTTCAGCGCGGAGGCTGCAGACCACAGCACGGTCATCCGCCAGCACCTGGTCAAGCATTTCAGATCGTGGAGCGCCCTATTCGAGAGATGCATTTTCGAGGGCCAGGAAAGGGGCGAAATCGGCCGTCAGTTTCCCGCCAACTCACTGGCTGATTTCATCCTGAATAGCTGGGAAGGGGCGCTCCTGCGCATGCGCGCCGAGAAGAGCGACATTCCCTTGATCGAATTCAAGAAAATCGTGTTCGGCAGCATTCTCGGATGA
- a CDS encoding FAD binding domain-containing protein yields MYVRPTTIDEAIGVLASQGGRILAGGTDFFPGQGDRPVVGPVLDISALDALKGIRIAADGIRIGAGTTWSTIAGAAELPPAFDALRAAAREVGGWQIQNAGTIAGNLCNASPAADGVPPLLALDASVELMGPAGRRVLPLDQFILGPRRTALAPDEIMVAILVPPPPAAARSRFIKLGARRYLVISIVMVAAELTLDAAGRVANARVAVGSCSAVARRLPALEQALVGAPAASGLAALVEPAHLAPLQPIDDVRATATYRRDAALTLVGRALDACLTESAAMEPARA; encoded by the coding sequence ATGTATGTCCGACCGACGACCATCGACGAGGCGATCGGCGTTCTGGCGAGCCAGGGCGGGCGAATTCTCGCCGGCGGCACCGATTTCTTTCCAGGCCAGGGCGACCGACCCGTCGTGGGGCCGGTGCTCGATATTTCCGCGCTCGACGCGCTGAAGGGCATCCGGATCGCCGCCGACGGCATCCGCATCGGCGCCGGCACGACCTGGAGCACCATCGCCGGCGCGGCCGAGCTGCCGCCGGCGTTCGATGCGCTCCGGGCCGCGGCGCGCGAGGTCGGCGGCTGGCAGATCCAGAATGCCGGCACGATCGCCGGCAATCTCTGCAACGCCTCGCCGGCGGCCGACGGCGTGCCGCCGCTGCTGGCGCTCGACGCGTCGGTCGAGCTCATGGGCCCGGCCGGCCGGCGTGTGCTGCCGCTCGACCAGTTCATCCTCGGGCCGCGGCGCACGGCGCTCGCCCCGGACGAGATCATGGTCGCGATCCTGGTGCCGCCGCCGCCCGCTGCCGCCCGATCGCGCTTCATCAAGCTGGGCGCCCGGCGCTACCTTGTGATCTCGATCGTCATGGTCGCGGCCGAGCTGACGCTCGATGCGGCAGGCCGGGTTGCGAATGCCCGCGTCGCGGTCGGCTCCTGCTCGGCGGTCGCCCGCCGGTTGCCGGCCCTGGAGCAGGCGTTGGTTGGCGCTCCCGCCGCGTCCGGTCTCGCGGCCCTGGTCGAGCCGGCGCATCTCGCCCCCTTGCAGCCGATCGACGACGTCCGCGCGACCGCGACCTACCGACGCGATGCCGCGCTGACCCTCGTCGGCCGTGCGCTCGATGCCTGTCTCACGGAGTCCGCCGCCATGGAGCCTGCCCGTGCCTGA